The DNA region CTCCTGAAGACTTCAAAGAGAATCCAAACAAGGCACCGCCAGCAATTCGTATAAGATAAGAATATTTCTGCTTTTTTTGTGTTATGTAGAAGATGGAAACTTCTATTTTCCTTCCTCAGCATGTCGATAGGTGGATTTGTGTGCTATACAGGTATTAAATTTTTGTTGAGGTTGAGTGGCAGAATTGCAGATAAATGTGGGTTGATAAGGCTGTGGTGCCGATGCAGAGTCGACAACCCTACACTTGGGAAACCCTGATGCCAAGTGTCCAGTATGAAGTTATTCCTTGCTCTCCTGGTTTACAAGGTTGACTGGTTTACAAGGTTGACTAGTATCCGCAGTCATAATGTCAGTTTCAATTGAAACTTCTCAGCATTTGCTTACGGAATAAGACTATATGGAAAATTGGAGGAATATTTCAGTCTTTTTTTAGTACAAAACATGCTGCCAATTGCTAAATGCATCATTTGCAGGACAGGACAATGACATGGGAACAGATTGAAGTGGTGAAACCATGAATAGCTGTTTGAGTTTGGTAGTCTTTCCAAAATATCACAAGCAATCACTTTTGCATCATGCAATGACTTAGAaatctttctacaattgattatgGAGTTAGAAGCTTATGTGAATAGCTTTcgaatttcaaaattaattttgataaaaagttgttaatccaaacatgctattaaatTGCGTTAAATTAAATGGAACAATCCAAATAATAATCCAAGAAAAGAAGGGGGCAGGGGAAGCTTACTTCTTCACTTCAATAGTGATGAATATTTGATTTTGATCAACCTGATTATTGTAGTATGACAGTTTAGTTGtctctttcatttcatttttaaatatgCCAGCCTAACATCATGTTCCCCCACCTAGGAATATCCCAAATATTACAGCATCAAAAGGAAATAATAAATGTATATCTATAATCACAATTAAATAAACCTCCATCATAgcaatcagcacaatcaaccaccAAGGTTTCTACGAATAATCTCCACTTCTTGACCACTAATTTGAAAAGCCCTCTTGAGAATTTCATCAGGAATTGCAGGCTTGCTAGCAAAAGTAGCAAGAGAAGCAATTTGTGCACCCGGGTTCTGACTATTAAGCCCAGACAATGCCAATGCCGGTTGCTTAGAGTCACGATTGTAAATGTAATGTATCAAACCCTTTGGAAACACAAACGACTCACCCGGGTTCAAGTTCTGCGTAAAGGCCCGGTTAGAAGTATCGGTAAAGCCCACGAGAAGCAGGCCCTTGAGGCAAGTAATGACTTCCGAGGCCCGTGGGTGCGAGTGAGGCGGCACTATCCCATTAGCCGCTATGTCAACACGGGCCAGGATCAGGCCCAAGGTGTTAAGCCCAGGAAGGTTGACAGTGTTGGTCGCGGTGACGCTGAAGCCGAAACTGTTAGTGGTGTTGCCGGGCTTGGATAGAGAGGATGTGACAAAGTGTGAGGAGGAAGCTTGTTTTGGGTCAATGCAGGGGACACCGTTGATGAAAAATGTGTTTTTGTTATCTGCAATGCAGTAGTCTTGAAGTGGGTCTGGGTCGGGCCTGCATTGGCCCAATAAGAGAGAGAGGCTGAAAAATAATAGTGGAAGAGAGTGAAAAGGGGTTCTCATTTTAGCTACACAATAGATGTGTATGTTATGGTTATAGTGTGTGGAATTTGGCAGCATAGGTCaggttatatatatacatagatGTATAAAGAGAGAAATAAAGAGCAGGTGGTGGATGTTGATGTTGATTTAGCTGGACATGTATGTTGTGGGGGTGAGGTGATTGAGTAGCTTAAGAGCATAGGATGAGGGATGGGCAAGGCAAGCTAAAGGATCAAGTCAGAATAAGCCACACAAGAGGATGAGATGATAACTACGTTCTATTCAACTGAAAAAGACTTGTGCATTTTTTGTTGGGTAAAATGTCAAAGTTTTTTTTGTCTTGTTTTTATCTTCAGTATTGAAGTTTACTGATTAGTTGGCCTGATCACTTGCTAGAGCAAACATGTTTGTATGTGGTGTTGCATTGTTGAATTTTTTGTTCTCTttcataatttataatttaaacgTCATTTGACCTATTATTAATGGGTAATGATTGTTTGACACCCTATTTTCTTTCACACTTTTTTTTAGTCAGAAACATTCAAATCATGTTGGGGCTAACTCTCTTAGTGAGGGttttttccttttataaaaTTTGAACCCAAGATCTTACTTAAGAgaaatcaaacatgtaccacttgaatCAATCGCCCGTTGATTTTCTCTCACACTTTGAGTGATATAGGAAGAGAAAATGCATAAATAGAAAATATGATGTGACAGGAAACAAATATaaagataagaaaataaaacaagtgaaattgggatgaaaaagaaaattggtTAATAAATCATAAAACTCCATTATTAATCAATCTACTTAGTTGACAAAAAAATAGGACTATAGCAAATTTCATTCTAACAATTGGGCTTGGACTTGGACCCATTTATGAACTGGCACTCTACAACAAAACGCTGTCGTTTGAGGGGTTGGTACTTGGTAGGAGACTAATACGGCATCGTTTTTTGTTGTTATTGAATCATGTGGCACACACTTTTTTTAGTTGATCCAATTCAATAATGGTCCACATGTGGCAtctatattaaattttatagACTCATCATCACATGCAACCTTTCACACACCGTCGTCGCCACTGTTTACCTTTTCTCCATGTGGGCCATTCTTCCCTTCCCTTCCATTTGATCTGATCTCAAATCTAATCATCACCGCCTAGATTgaactctctttctttctttctgtgaGTGAACAACAACAACCCTTTACTGTTACATGATTAATTGTATGAAAATCTTGATGCATGTTTATGTTTATGAATTATTGAAATTGTTCAACTTTGTTTAGTAGAAAACTGAAACATCCTTAATTTGAGACAACTAATCTTAAAATTGGTGACTTTATGgtcccttttttcttttttatccaTTCATAATTGATTTATCATGAACTGTTCTTCACTGGTAGTAGTACCACTTATTGCCATTAAAAGCTAAATCATCTTTTTAGGAAGACAATATATACAATATGTGTTGTGTGATCTAGAAACCCtggagtgagtgagtgagtgactTTTTCACttcattctttctttcttgcttTTGGGGAATATTGGATTGCTTTGTCTTCATGattggtttttctttttcatcttagGAGTTTCCTCCTCAAGTACCATATAACCAGACAAAGGAGGTTGTTACTGTAGAAAAGGTGAGGGAGGTAGAAATTCATGTAAAGGAAAGAAAGATTATTCTTTTATTCTTCTCTCACTCCACAATGAATCCACACATATGCACATGTCCTTGTTATCCCTTTACTCATCATTTGCTGCAAATTATTTAGACCCTTCTTTTTGTCTTGTTGTGGCCATTCTTCACTCCTGGTCTTTTCACTCAGATCCCCATGAATGATTGAATTTCCCCATTGCTTGTTGTTTTTTAGGTCATGCTATGCTTATCTTGTTGCTCTTTGGGGTGTAGACTGTAGTAGCTGAGTTGTAATTTACTTCTATGGGTGAATTTATTGTAGATACAACAATATTTGGAGATAAGGTAAACAAACCCATTTATGATTTAGATTTATCATACCCTAATTTATGATTGTTAAAATTCTGTGCTTTTTGGTGTTGTTTGTTTTCAATCATGccaaagtttttgttttttgttcttTTCAATGGTGTTTGATCAGATGGGAGAGACTGCTGCTGCTTCAAATTCTGCTTTGCAAGTTTCTGTTTCATTTGGTAGATTTGAGAATGATTCATTGTCTTGGGAGAGATGGTCCTCGTTCTCTCCGAATAAGTACTTGGAAGAGGTTGAGAAGTGTGCCACGCCTGGATCGGTAGCGCAGAAGAAAGCTTACTTCGAAGCGCATTACAAGAAGATTGCTGCACGAAAAGCCGAATTGCTGGCTCAAGAGAAGGAAACGGAGAAGGATTCATTCGGATCAGATGATCAAAATGGTGTAGATCTGAGTGGGAATGCTTGTGGGACCGATGCGGAGTTTGATGTATCGAACGCTCAAGGTTCTACCACTGAAGGGGTTGAGCAAGAAATCAGCTCTGTTGGTGAGGTCAGCAGGAACCTTTTGGATGCTttgaaggaggaggaagttgcAGTTTCTAGAGATTGTTACCAGAGTTCATCAATTGAGGTTGAAGAGAGTGAGGAACAGGAAAGTATATCTCATGGTGCCGAACCAATAGATGAGCCTGAAGAAGTTGTGTGCATAAAACAAGAAGAAAATCTTCATGTTGAAGCTGAAGATGTGAAGGAAATTTCACACGTTGAGTATAAGGAAACAGAAAAGGCCTCAGAAGTTGAAGCAAAAGATGTGAAATTGGATCATCCAAAGGAATCTAAGGTCTGTTTTAATTGGATCATTCATAATATATATTGCAAAAAGGTTGAGTATTTGGTTCCACTGAATTCTAATTCTCACCATTTATTTTGGATAGGTTGCCTCTGTGAATAGGGAAAGCAATGCAGCCAAGACAAAAAAGAAATCAATGCTACCTAAATCTAAGGCATCACAGATTTCCACGCCCAGAAATTCAAAGCCTGCTTCAACTCCAAGCAAGCCATTGACATCTGCCTCTTCAACTAAAAAGGGAAATTCACCATCTTTATCTAGGAAGCCAATTACTTCCAGTGAGGAAAGCAAAAAAGTTGCTAACAAACCATTGCACAAGTCCCTGAACTTGGAGCCGAGTAATCCTGATCCAGCTCCTCTTCCTACCTTGAGGAAATCTTTCATTATGGAGAGTATGGGGGATAAGGACATAGTCAAACGAGCATTTAAGACATTTAAGACATTCCAGAACAATTACAGCCAGCCAAAATCTTCTGGTGAAGACAGATCTTCGGTAAAAAAGCAGGTAATAGGAAAATCTTAATGGACAAACCCTTATTTACtgctgatatttttttttgtacagtATGAATGGTCATAGTTACCTGTGAAAAATCATATTGGTTTGTAAATGTtttttctatatatttcctGGGCAGGTTCCTTCAAGGGGGACTGTGTCAAAGGTTCCAACATCTTCATCTTTACGGAAAGAAAATGGAAggtaaatattttaatcaatactCATTGTGTGCTTTCATTTGCACAAGTTTAATTTCCTTTTTGTATTTTGCAtagcctctctctctctctcactctattATGTAGTTCATAGTAGTAATACTTCTGAACAAGACTGTGAATAAGGTAACAAACAGTTATTGTGAGAACTATTGTCCATAGGCACAACCATATaagaaaacatgtttttgtTTATAGTTCTTATTGGAGAGATCCAATGATGGAAACTATAGATGAATAAATGAGGAAGCATAGGATGTTGTTGCTATACAAAGTGATTAGAGTATATTTTTAACTAATGATAGTCTAGCAGAGTATCTTGCGACATCAATTTAATGTCTACTATAATTGAAAATGCCCATTGTTTTGTATAGAAATTTAACTGCCTACTACTTTTGGATTTGATGAAATCTACCTCTTTTGTCATTgtctttctcaaattttgactttAGGTTGTTCGGTTGTCAAGTGATATCAACTCTCGACTTTGCTCTAATATGTTGTTTAATATTTAACTGTATCTAAATGTGTACATGATTTCTTTTATTGAACCAATTATAGAAGGCTTTTAGATTTGCCAGTTCCAGTCCACAGGCTTTTTCTCCTTTATAGCATAGATGTAAAATGTTGATAATGGAGAACATCTGAGTTAAATCCCTTTCTTTGACAAAACTTCTAAAGGAGTTCTATAAAACAAATCTGATATGCTCATATCTTATGGATGTATGAGGAATTCAATGTTTTGTATAATAATTCTCTTGGAGTATTTTTGAATAGGCCAAATAAGGTTGAGAGTAAGGACACAAGAGGTGGAAACACTGTACAAACTACTTTGAGCCGAAAAAGTGACATTATATCAGGGAAAGGGAAAGAGGTAGGATTGTTTTTCTAGATGTCTGAAAGTACATCTTTTCGTAGGTTTCTACTGATctgaattttattattttttctcttgctTCTTAATCAGTCTTCAAGAAAATTAGATGTAAGCTCTCATGCAAAAGAGACGCCAAGGACACGTCTCCAATCGAAATTGAAGGTAAAGATACCCTTCCATGTTCTCCAATGTTTCTCAAGAAATGATTGCCATTTCCTATATTTCTATATTCTTGTCCATGCCTTCATTTATGTGTGTGTCTGCACTGCATATATTTATAGTTTAATGTATCAGAGATAATTGTTCAAAAAATAGCCAGGGCAATGATAATTTATAGAATGGCTGATCTGGAGTTATAAAATTGACGTTGCTATTTTAATCCATATCATATCCATAACTGGCATGCCTGAACCCTGTATTCCTCAACAGGAGGAAAAAGAGGCAGACATGAAAAAGCTCAAACATAATTTCAAGGCCACACCCCTACCAGCTTTTTACGGTGGTCAAAAAGTATCAAAAGTTCGTCCAGAAAAGGTATGGTTTATACATCTGATCTGATATCCATCATCCAATAGTAGGGTGAACTTCCCCCACAGTTACCTCTTATCAGCTGActatttctttatatttttgtGTGACAACTGGCTATTTTCCTTTTTGCTTGTTGCTATAAAGCAATCTGAATAACAACACCTATTACTGATTGCATTCTGGAGACACTAGTGAAAATGACTGAAAGTCTAAAACTTGACTTTTAATCAAAGTCAGCTAAAACTTATGTTCCACATGTTATAATTGGTTTCTGGTGATTGTATACAAGTCTGGGAGATCTATGGGACTTGGCTGTCATGTTATGCGGTAAAAAATAGACCTGAAAATGACTGAGTGTAAAACTTGACTTTTAATCCAAGTCAGCTAAAACTTATGTTCCACATGCTATAATTGGTTTCTGGTGATTGTAGACTAGTCAGGGTCTATGGGACTTGTCTGACATGTTTTGGGTAAAAAATAAACCTATTTCTGCCAAATTAGCATATGGGTTGGAGGTTCATACTAGAGATAATGATTGAAGTTCTTGTTTAGAGTCTAACAGCATTACTAGGAGTACACTACAAGATTGTTAGATGTCAATGTGAGCTGATATATCTTGTCTGCCATTAACCTCTAGTATTTTCCATCAAACTAGTTAAATAATGTCGTTGGGTTTCCTAAATTCAACACGATCTAGGCATTGATGGCTGCTGGTTTGTTTTCATTTCAGATAATCATATGACATTCCAGATCATCCTCCATTCTAAGGCCTTGTTCATTATGTTAACACTAAATGATCCCTGAACATGATTTGTATGCTACTTTAGAGAATTTTCACAATAATGTTATGTAGAGCCTTTTATTTCATAAAATTCTGAGAGATTAGAACTCTATAAATATCACTGAAGTTTTATATCAATTATTTATAcacatcatttaaaaaaaattatttatacactaataaatatatattccgaaaaaaatgaaaataaaaaaagaagctTTGATATAAACAGTAGGTTGCTGATGTCTTGTTCCTACTTCTATATCCAATCATTATATAAAAATTCTGCATTCCATTAACTGTTATTGTCATGTCTACTGATGCAGGTTGATGCTAAGACTGAGAAACCTCGATAGCTCCACAAATAGTGAAGGTAAAGAGAGAGGGGGAAATAAATAGAGGCTAAATAGACTAGTGTATCTTCAGGCGAAATATTAATGGAAGTAATTCAACGCTATGGCATTCTGGTTTAGTAAGCAACAGGGAAGAATCATCTTGTTAAATAGGAGCTGATGAACATTGTGAGGACTAGGAGGAAGGAATAGGCATCATTTATTGATGATAATTTTCTTTCTCACACCCCTCCTAGGCTATATATTAGTTAGAAAATAATTTTGTATAATGTCTGTAATGTAAAGAATGCACACATTTCTTGTAGTTGGTTACAGCAGTTTTCTTGTTCTCTGTCCATTCTATGGGTGATTGATATGGTTTCTAACGTTTGGTTGACCATAAAGCTAACATAAACAGTGTCGGTCTAATCTCACCCATTCCTCATTCAAATGCAATGAAATTATGCTTACATTGGGAAACATAATTGAAGAACTTTCAGAATCAGGGAAACCAAGACTGATTAGTGGGCTACACTACACGATGCAGAAGTTCAGTACTATCAAGCTTGACACCCTTCATGTTCTGCTAAATATTGTTTGGTATACTGCCTATATACGCAACTACTCTTGCAATAGCTACTTTTAAATTTGTACAATTGTACTGAATACTGATAGTTCTATCTGAGTTGTTTAggttgcttcttcttcttcttctttgtctcCCCCTCTATAGTTAAGCTTATGGGGAGGGGGGGGGACCTGTACAATTGGATAATAGTTTTCTGATATCTGAACAGTAAATAAAATCACTCTCATTAAACTTACAAATTGAATACAATAGGAAGTGAGAATAAAGGGGAAGTTCCAGTTGATGACAAAAGAATCCAACATGTTTATACACAAAACTTGAAAAAAGGTAGAGAAAATAGTTCCCTATGCAAGTGAGGTGTACATTTAGAGGGAGGGGGGATCACAACGACGTGTCTAGCTTCTGAATTTGCCTCATACAAACTGTTCTTATCACTGCAAAAGCATAGCCTGCTTTCACAAAATCAGAACCTCAAATGGATAGCAGAACTAGGTTGTGTCCAGACCACTGTCAACTCTCTTCCAAGACACCCGAATTTGTGAGCTGTCTCATTCAAAGTTTGAAAGAGATGTGTGTTTGTATTTCCATTA from Lotus japonicus ecotype B-129 chromosome 2, LjGifu_v1.2 includes:
- the LOC130739933 gene encoding protein WVD2-like 7 isoform X2, whose product is MGETAAASNSALQVSVSFGRFENDSLSWERWSSFSPNKYLEEVEKCATPGSVAQKKAYFEAHYKKIAARKAELLAQEKETEKDSFGSDDQNGVDLSGNACGTDAEFDVSNAQGSTTEGVEQEISSVGEVSRNLLDALKEEEVAVSRDCYQSSSIEVEESEEQESISHGAEPIDEPEEVVCIKQEENLHVEAEDVKEISHVEYKETEKASEVEAKDVKLDHPKESKVASVNRESNAAKTKKKSMLPKSKASQISTPRNSKPASTPSKPLTSASSTKKGNSPSLSRKPITSSEESKKVANKPLHKSLNLEPSNPDPAPLPTLRKSFIMESMGDKDIVKRAFKTFKTFQNNYSQPKSSGEDRSSVKKQVPSRGTVSKVPTSSSLRKENGRPNKVESKDTRGGNTVQTTLSRKSDIISGKGKESSRKLDVSSHAKETPRTRLQSKLKEEKEADMKKLKHNFKATPLPAFYGGQKVSKVRPEKVDAKTEKPR
- the LOC130739933 gene encoding protein WVD2-like 7 isoform X1, which gives rise to MGEFIVDTTIFGDKMGETAAASNSALQVSVSFGRFENDSLSWERWSSFSPNKYLEEVEKCATPGSVAQKKAYFEAHYKKIAARKAELLAQEKETEKDSFGSDDQNGVDLSGNACGTDAEFDVSNAQGSTTEGVEQEISSVGEVSRNLLDALKEEEVAVSRDCYQSSSIEVEESEEQESISHGAEPIDEPEEVVCIKQEENLHVEAEDVKEISHVEYKETEKASEVEAKDVKLDHPKESKVASVNRESNAAKTKKKSMLPKSKASQISTPRNSKPASTPSKPLTSASSTKKGNSPSLSRKPITSSEESKKVANKPLHKSLNLEPSNPDPAPLPTLRKSFIMESMGDKDIVKRAFKTFKTFQNNYSQPKSSGEDRSSVKKQVPSRGTVSKVPTSSSLRKENGRPNKVESKDTRGGNTVQTTLSRKSDIISGKGKESSRKLDVSSHAKETPRTRLQSKLKEEKEADMKKLKHNFKATPLPAFYGGQKVSKVRPEKVDAKTEKPR
- the LOC130739936 gene encoding germin-like protein subfamily 1 member 1, with protein sequence MRTPFHSLPLLFFSLSLLLGQCRPDPDPLQDYCIADNKNTFFINGVPCIDPKQASSSHFVTSSLSKPGNTTNSFGFSVTATNTVNLPGLNTLGLILARVDIAANGIVPPHSHPRASEVITCLKGLLLVGFTDTSNRAFTQNLNPGESFVFPKGLIHYIYNRDSKQPALALSGLNSQNPGAQIASLATFASKPAIPDEILKRAFQISGQEVEIIRRNLGG